The stretch of DNA CATGAGCCAACTATCAGCAGTCATAGCAGATTGAAACGAACGCAACAGCATATCTTCATGATTGCCCATCAAACAGTGTACTTGATAGCCTTTTTCTTGTAAATCCATAATCAGATCAAAAACACCTTTGCTGTCAGGACCTCTATCAATATAATCACCCAACAAATACAGCGTATCTTCTTTTTGAAGTTGAATCACCTCTGTAAGCATTTTTTCAAATGTAGCCTTACATCCGTGAATATCGGAAATTGCAAATCTTCTCATAACATTTATTAGCAATGAATGGTCAAAACTTGAGATTAAATAATATTACAAAGTAATAAAAAAACCTCAAGATGTCTAAACATCTTGAGGTTTAACTATGGCTGATCTCTAAACTTCTTATTGCAGAAAGCAATGATTCGGTCTAATTATCAGTCTTTTGCGAAAGATCTCGTTGCGATTTGCTCATAATTTTTGTTGAGCATTTTTACAAAATAAATACCCTCAGGTAATGCAGAAGCATTGATGCGGTATTTACCTCCATTTGAAGGCACAGAATAATGAGCCATTTTTCGACCAATCAAGTTATATACTTCTACATAACGTACATTGGTATCATATCCCAAATCTATTGTCAAATTGTCTCGTACAGGATTTGGATAAACCTTAATTTGACTAATCGGGTCATCTTCAATTCCTACAGTATAAGCATCTGCTGAGTAAGTCATCGTAATGTTCACATTTGAACTATCCGCAACAGCCCAAACTTGTACAATAGCAACTCCTTTTCCTTCAATTTCACTGGGTTGAAAATGAAGGTCCAATAACATAGAACCATTTGCAGGAATGGTCAAAGGTTGGGGATTGCCATTTACAAAAGGTGCCCAGCAGCTAATTGGATCACAAACTTGACTATTCCATCCATCAGGAATATTGTTCTCAATCCTTGCCCATTTTACTTCAATGGCCTGATTTGAATTGTTGTGAATCGTTGAATGAGCGACAATCTCAAACTCAGTGAGAAAGTCACCTGCCTCAACATTTACATCAGGAGAACCTGTAAGTGTTTGTGCAACAAGCGGGAAGGAGCTAACTGCAAGGAAAAGAGTAAACAAATAAGTAAGTATTTTTTTGTTCATCAGCTATAGTGTTTACGTGTTAAAAAAATAATTTATCGTGTTTAAGTAATTTAACGGGGGAATATAATGATTTGTAACCTTTTTATCACAAAAAAAACTCCAAAAAGTTCATTTTTATGTGCAAATAAAAAGACATGACATAAAAATGGCAAAATGAGTTGCATTTTCTATAATGTGTCGAGTACGCAACTCATTTTTTATAAAATTTCGTTTGAATCGCTGGTAATTAGACTTTTCAAATAGCAAGAAAGTTACTTTTGACTCAACCAAAAATTTACATTTGTGTCTATTTTTCTAATGTGTCACGACCAATTTCCTAGTACTCAAAATAGTATTGTCGGTCTTCAATTGGTAAACGTAGATGCCATTTTGAAGGTGGGCTGTAGGAAGTTGAATTTGTTTGCTACCTGCTACAACTGTTTGTTCCATGACTTTTTTACCTGCCGCATCCATCAATATAAGTGTTAAATCACGATTGATATTTGTCACATCAATTTTTGTGAATTGGTTACTCGGATTAGGGTAATTTTGTCCTATCCCAATATTGGAAAGAGCCTCATCGAAAGCTATATCTGTCGTCATACCATGAAACCAATCATGCGTTGCTTTCATAAATGCATTGCGGTTTTCTTCAGTACCCATCATTTCTAAACCAATTCCTACATATACCATTTTGTAAACGCCTGTATTGGCTTTGATTCCTGCAATTTTGGAAGACGAATTGTTGTAGTTAAAAATGGGTGTAGCAAATTGACTGCTTGGGTCGGGTTTGATTTGGTCAGGA from Chitinophagales bacterium encodes:
- a CDS encoding T9SS type A sorting domain-containing protein — its product is MNKKILTYLFTLFLAVSSFPLVAQTLTGSPDVNVEAGDFLTEFEIVAHSTIHNNSNQAIEVKWARIENNIPDGWNSQVCDPISCWAPFVNGNPQPLTIPANGSMLLDLHFQPSEIEGKGVAIVQVWAVADSSNVNITMTYSADAYTVGIEDDPISQIKVYPNPVRDNLTIDLGYDTNVRYVEVYNLIGRKMAHYSVPSNGGKYRINASALPEGIYFVKMLNKNYEQIATRSFAKD